GATTGCCCCCGAGCACTTGCACATCGCCACCGACAATGCGGCCGAACTGCTGAAAAAAATTCGCAATTCTGGCGCGACGTTCCTGGGTAACTACAGCCCCGTCGCCCTTGGCGATTATGCCGCGGGCCCGTCGCATGTGCTTCCCACTGGCGGCACTGCCCGCTGGGCTTCCGGCCTGTCAGCGAATCACTTCCTTCGCAGCAGCAGCGTCATTCAGTACGACCAGTCCGCTTTGAAAGATCTCTCTGCCGATATCGAATACCTAGCCCAAGTCGAAGGGCTAACGGCTCACGAACAGAGCGTGGCGATGCGCACCCGCTGATTCGCTTTTCAAAACTGCAATCCAACCCCTCAACCTGCGATACCCATGTCTTTTTTCCGCCCTGAAATTCTCGCAATGGATGGCTACACGCCCGGCGAACAGCCGCAGGCGGGGAAGTTCATCAAGCTCAACACAAACGAGAACCCCTATCCACCGCCGCCGGGAATCCGCCGCGCGATTGAGGAAGTTCTCGATAAAGGACTGCAACGCTATCCCGACCCGATGGCCAACGCGTTTCGAACGCGGGCTGCGGAACTGTACAAGTTGCCGAGCAAAGATTGGGTGCTGTGCGGCAACGGCAGCGACGACATTCTCACGATTTGTACGCGAGCCTTCGTCGGACAAGGTGAATTGCTGCGGCTGCCGTACCCCAGCTACATCTTGTACAAGTCGCTGGCTCAGATTCAGGGCGCGCAGTCGCAAGAAGTGAAGTTCAACGCCGACTGGTCACTACCCGCTTCATTTGGCGACCCGGCAGCCGCCCTGAAGTTAGTATTTCTGCCAAATCCCAACAGCCCGACGGGAACCATGATCTCGCGCGAGGCGATTCTCGAACTGGCCGAACGCTTGCCCTGCCCGCTGATTGTCGACGAAGCCTATGCCGACTTTGCGGAGTTTAACTGCATCGATCTTGTGCAGCAAAACGAAAAGATCATGGTCTCGCGTACGCTCAGCAAGGCCTATGGCCTGGCGGGGCTGCGCTTCGGCTTCTTGCTCGCCCAACCTCAGATGGTCGAGCAATTGATCAAGGTGAAGGATTCTTACAATTGCGACGCCTTTGCGATCGGCGCTGCGACAGCGGCAATTCACGACGAAGCGTGGCAGGCCGATAATCGCCGCAAGATCATTGCGACCCGCGCGAAGCTCGTGGCCGGATTGGAACAACTCGGTTTTACGGTCATTCCGTCGCAAGCCAACTTCGTGTGGTGCAACCATCAGAAGCATGAGGCCCGGCCTTTGTACGAACAACTCAAAGCCCAGAAGGTGCTGATTCGATACATGAATTATGCAGGCTGGCGCGACGGCCTGCGGATCAGCGTCGGCACCGACGAACAAACCGACGTTCTCCTCGCCTTGATCGGCTCGCTCCTGTAAGGATTGCCATGGCTCGCACTGCGTCCCTCGATCGCGAAACCCGCGAAACGAAGATCCACCTCGAACTCAACCTCGACGGCACCGGCCAGGTGAAACTGAACACCGGTGTCGGTTTTTTCGATCACATGCTCGAATTGCTGGCCCGGCACGGTTCGCTCGATCTGACCGTTGAAGCCAAAGGGGACCTGCATGTCGACGCTCACCACACCGTCGAGGACGTGGGCATTTGCCTAGGCCAGGCAATCAAGACCGCCCTTGGCGACAAGAAGGGCATTCGCCGCTACGGGCACTTCACCCTGCCGATGGAAGAAACGCTCTGCACGACCGCGATCGATCTGTCGGGCCGATATTTCCTCGTCTTTCAAGCTCCGATGCCCAGTCCGAAGATCGGCGACTTCGATAGTGAGCTAGTCGAGGACTTCTGGCAGGCTGTCGCAGCCAACGCACTTTGCAATCTGCACGTGCTGATTCACTACGGCCGCAATACCCACCACATCAGCGAAGCCATCTTCAAGTCTGCCGCCCGCGCCTTGCGCATGGCCGTCGAGGCAGATCCGCGGCAGCCCGGAATCCCCAGTACGAAAGGTTCGCTTCTGGGGTAGTGCGGAATTGGGAATTGGGAGTTCGGAATGCGGAGTGAAAGGCAAGAAGGCGGAGTGATGGACGGTGGATACGGGGGAAAGTAAGCTCGTTGATCGGACCAAGCAGTTTGCATTGCGGGTAATCTACCTAGTGCAGAGCTTGCCTAGCAGTGCAACGAGTCGCGTGACTGGGAATCAATTACTGCGATCCGGAACGTCGGTTGGTGCTAATTACCGCAGTGCTCGTCGCGCAAGAAGCCGAGCTGAGTTTTGCGCGAAACTGGGCATTGTTGAAGAGGAACTCGACGAAAGCCTGTACTGGATTGAGTTGCTCGTAGAGAGCAAAATCATGACTCAAAAGCGAGTCGACGATCTCATTCACGAGGGCGACGAAATCTTGCGAATGATCGTCGCCTCGATCGTCACTGTCAGGAAACGCAAAGACTAGCCTTGCATTTCCGGCCTCACACTCCGCATTCTGAAGTCCGAATTCTCCACTCCCAACTATTCATCGACGTACGTTTCCAAGAATCTCGCCAGGCGATGGAAGTCGCTGCTGGTTTCAATGTACCGGACAACAGTGACGAGAGATTCGGGATCGATCAGTTTTTCGAACGGGACGTAGTGCAGTTGGAGTTGGCCGATTACCGAGACCATCACTCCGTTCTTCTTCTCTTCGACAAGTGCCCGATAGGCACCGACACCCAGTTGGCTGCCGAGCATCACATCGAAGGCATGCGGACGGGCACAGCGAGACTCGTAACCGAGTTGCAAACCGGTGACTTTGCGACTCCGGCCGGTTTGCTTTTTAAACGCTTCGGTAACAAGCTTCGAAAACATTCGACCCAGGTTGACATGCGATATCGAGATATGATTGTGCTCATCGCGTGGAATGCCTTCCAAGTACTTTTGGGGCAGCAATTCCGCCAATCCTTCGGCCATCACAATCACGCCAAACTGCTTGTTCTCTTCTTCTCGGGCGATCATCGTCTTCACGATTCGCGCCACCACGCGATCGACATCCATGATCTCGCGAGCTTCGGACTCGCCCGTTTTTTGATTGACGACAGTCTCCTTCAATCGATAGCTGCCGATGATGTCCTCGACGCTGATCACCAGGCTCGCTTCGCCGGCGATCGCCGCACCGTAGGACAACCAGCCAGCGCTGCGCCCCATCGTCTCCGTAAGGAAGTACGACTTCGATGCTTCTGCATCGGCGAGCAGGTTGCGAATTTCTGATGCCAGCGTTTCGACAGCCGTGAAGTAACCAAACGTGAAGTCGATTCCCATGTAGTCATTGTCGATGGTCTTAGGCAAATGCACCACGGGAATTCGCTTGGCACTGGCCGGCAGGCGATCCTGATACATTTTGAATTTGTTCGCCGTTTTCAGCGTGTCGTCGCCACCAATTGAAATCAGCGCGTCAACACCTAATGAACAGAGCCCGTCGTAAACACGGCGGAGCGGAGCGCTCAACTGCGGATCCTCAAGATGCGCGGGAGCTGAAATCAGTTTGCCGGGATTGGCCCGTGCGGTGCCAATCAGGATGCCCTGCGAATTCCTACTCCGCTTGAGCATTTGGGGTGTCAGCAGTTTGTAGTGCTTGTCGGCTTCAAGAGGCTTCTCAGGAGTGTATTCAACAAGTCCCGAATAACCGTACATAATGCCGTAAACTTCGATTCCCGCTCGCATAAACGAGTTAGCTGCGGTCGAGATCACTGCATTCGCAGCTGGTGCGGGACCGCCGGCAAAAAGAATCGCCACACGCTTAAAGGTTGTTTCGCGGCGCGTTGGCGCGGATAAAGAACCTTGGGGAGAGTTTTTGTCGGTCATGAGTGCACTTGCTTCCGTATCCGCCGCCTGTGGAATCGCCTGCTGCATTGCCGCAGCCTCAACTAGCGATTTTAGGACCCCCAGCGATTTTGGCCAAGGCGTTCACCGGCAACAGTCTGGGTTGTGATCGTGTTTTGCCCGCAACCTAGCCTATAGTTTCGCTATGCCGGCTCATTCTCCATAAATCCCAAGCTACAGGAACATTCAGTTGCCTTGTTGAAAGGCCGGGGAACGCGCTAAGTTATTCGAATAAGCACGAAAAAGGCCCCGGCGTGATTCAAGGATCAAACCGGGGCCAGATCAGAACTTTTGGCAAGTTGCTCAAAGCCAAGCCTACTGACGGGCAGCAACCTTGTCCTTGCCGAGGGACCGCAGGTAATCGAGAGTAATACCAATGCACTCGTTGAAGTAAAAGTCTTTGTCGACAACCTGGTCACTGCTGTTGGCCTGTTGTTCGAACGTTTTTTCCTCTTCCTTCTCCGAATCGAGTTCCGCCCGTCGGGCCAGGAACTTGGCTTCATTCAGCGGAATTTCCTTTTTGGTCTTCTGATCGACGTACTTGTCGATGTTTCGCAACAGCTTCTTAAAATCTTCCGAATTCTCGCGGCGGGCGGCCGAGGCTTCTTTCAGCCGGTTGATCAGGGCCGGGGTTACCTGGTCGTAGCTACCGAACTTCGAAGTGGGGATCTTGTCAAAAGCCATCGCATGATCGAGGTCACCTTCGCTGACGTCCATGTGATCGGTGATCGATGGAAGCATCACATCGGCGAGCACGCCGCGGCGCTGTGTGCTTTCGCCATTGGGGCGATAAAACTGCTGCATGGTGAGCTTGAGAGCACCCATATTCGGAGGATTGCCAACCGGAAACATCTCTTCGCCGAGGTCAAGCAGGCTTTGCACGGTTCCCTTACCGTGAGTTGTGCTATCGCCAATGATCAGACCGCGGTGATAATCTTGAATGGCGCCGGCGAGAATCTCACTGGCACTCGCGCTAAACTTGCTCGTGAGGACCACCAGTGGGCCCTTCCACGACATACCTGGTTCCTGATCGTCGTATTGTTGGACGCGACCGTTCGGATCTTTCACTTGGACCACTGGACCAACGTCGATGAACAGACCCGTCAGGTTGATCGCTTCGGTCAAGCTGCCGCCGCCATTGCGACGGAGGTCTAGCATCACCACATCGACACCCTTGGCAGTGAAATCGTCGAGCAGTTTCTTGACGTCACGGGTGGAACTCTTGAAGTCGTTCGGGTTGGCCCGAGCACCTTCCATGTCCATGTAGAAGCTGGGGAGATCAATGACGCCCACCTTGAACGGCGAACCGTCTTGTTTCTTTCCTTCTTCAAAGATCACGCCGCGGGCTTCGCTGTCTTTCAGTTCAATCTTGGCCCGGACGATTTTTACGATCTTCATCTCGCCGCCGCCCGAAGGAACAACGCCGAGACGAACGACCGTGCCCGCTTTGCCGCGAATCTTGTCGACAACGTCATTCAGGCGCATGTCGACAACATCGACCATTTCACCCGTTTCGCCTTGTCCTACACTGACGATCTTGTCCTCTACCTTCAGCAGGCCGGACTTTTCCGCAGCACCACCGGGAATCAGCTTGTTGAGTACCGTGGCACCGTCAATTTCTTGGAGTTGTGCACCGATGCCGTCGAGATTCAGACCCATCTGAATGCGGAAATTGTCGAGCGTGTTTTTCGACATGAAGGTCGTGTGCGGATCGTAAGACGTGGTGATGCTGGTCAGATACATTTCCAGCAAGTCTTCGCTATCGATCTGGTGCATGCGGCGGGCGAAACTGGCGTATCGGCGCTTCAGCCGCGCCTTGGGATCTTCTCCCTTCAGCGAAGTGTCTCCCTTGAGTACGAGCAGGTCGTACTTCAGCCGCTTGCGCCAGCGATCCTTCGCTTCGGCGGGCGTTTTGGCATAAGTCAGTTTGGCTGGATCGGTTACCAGTGTTTCGTCGACCGAAAAATCGAAATCTTCTGTCAACAATTCGTTGACCAGGGCGACCTTTTCGTCGATTCGCTTCAGCAGTGTGTTGTAAACAGTGTAGGCAAAGGAGACGTCGTTCGAACGGAGCATATCGTCCAGTTCGTTCCTACGCTTGTTGAATTCATCGATGTCGGACTGGTAAAAATACAACTTCATTCCGTCGAGCTTTTTCAGGAATTGCTCCAGCCCGCGTTGGGAAATCTCGTCATCGAGGTCGTGCTTCGAAAGGTGCTTCCGCCCTACGAGGCTCATCACAGCTCTGGTAACCTGACGGTCTGCAGGCCGGGGAGCGTTCAGAACGGCATCAGCGCCGCAGGCTGCGGAACTGAACATCGTCAAACTAACCAGGGCAGCACTCAACAGGCCCGTCAGGCCGGTTCGATGTATCCATCCTGATGCTACAGTCGCAGACATCGCATTTGCGGAAAGCGGTCGCATTCGAAAATCCTCGCCTCAGACCCGTTCTTGACTCACCGAACTCGTTTGGCGACTTGTGAGATAAAGCGGGTCAGGTAAACCAGATAAAAAAGAAGGTCGCTTGCGCGAATTCTATCGCACTCGCCACCTCGGGACAACACGAATCGTGCGAAACCTAACAGCCATCGTTACTTGGAGTTGACAAGACCTCGTGGAATTACCTTCGCCCGCTACCACAATTGCCGATTCTTTGCGCCCTCAGATTGAGCAAGCTGCTGCCTTCCTCCGGGCCGGTAAGCTCGTTGCGTTTCCGACTGAGACTGTTTACGGCTTGGGAGCGAATGCTGAAAATGATGCGGCCGTTCGACTGATTTTCACCGCCAAAGGGCGCCCAGCCGATCACCCAGTTATTGTCCATCTGGCCCATGCCCAGCAGATTGAAGATTGGGCAGTCGACATCCCCGCGACGGCTTGGCAATTGGCAGCCGCATTCTGGCCGGGACCGCTGACGCTCATCTTATCCAGGAGTCCGCGAGTTCTCGATGTCGTGACTGGTGGACAAAATACCGTTGGCCTACGTGTTCCCAGCCATCCGGTTGCCCATGAATTGCTGAAACTGTTCGGGGGCGGTATCGCAGCCCCTTCAGCCAACCGATTCGGTCGCCTTAGTCCCACCCTGGCCGCTCACGTACGACAAGAATTGGGCGATTCGGTCGAGTTGATCCTCGACGGGGGAGCGTCGGAAGTGGGGCTGGAATCGACCATTGTCGATCTGACTGGTCCTGAACCGGTATTGCTTCGGCCTGGTGCAATCACCGCCGAGCAAATCGCGGCTGTGCTGAATCAGCCGCTCGGTGATGCCGCAGCGAACGAAACGCGAACATCCGGTCGGTTGCAAAGCCATTACGCGCCGCGGGCAAAAGTGATCGTGGTCGAACCGCTAGCATTACCGGCCACCATCCGTGCTGCTGAGGCAGCGAAAGAGCGAGTAGCTGTCGTCTGCGACGAAGCGTATGTCCGCCCTGCCAACCTCAACCGGGCTCACTGGTTCAAATTGCCGGCGGATCCAGTTACCCGAGCGCAGCGACTATACATCGCCCTCCGTGCTGCCGACGATGCTGGCTACCCAACACTGATCGTCGTTCACGAACGCGATGCCGAAAATCGGGACGCTGCCATCTGGGATCGCTTGCAAAAAGCGGCTGCTCCACGCACTTGATCCGAGGCACTCGGCGGTGACGGTGAATTTGCTACGATAAAACCATGGATGGACAAAACAATCTGCCTCTCACGGACCTGTTTGCCTCGCTGACGGAAGCTCAGCGAACGGCAGTCGCGCACATCGATGGCCCCATGCTCACGCTCGCGGGACCGGGAAGCGGTAAAACCCGTGTCGTGACGCACCGCGTCGCCAACTTGGTTCGGCAGGGAATTCAGGCCCGCAATATCCTGGCACTTACCTTCACCAATAAAGCAGCCGACGAAATGCGGCAGCGATTGGCAGCGCTGGCTCCAGGTCAGCCGGTATGGATGGGGACTTTTCACCGCTTTTGTGTCCGCACGCTGCGGATTCATGCCCCGCTTGTGGGACTTAGCGAGAACTTCTCGATCTACGACATGGATGACAGCCGGAAACTGCTCAAACTCGTGCTGGCCGAAGAACGACTCGAATCGACCCACGCGTCGCCCGATTCCATCGCCCACGCAATTAGTGCAGCCAAGAACAACCTGGTCACGCCCGACAAATATCGCGAAACCGCCCTCTATGGCAGTACGTTGGGAAGTCTCGTCGAACGCGCTTATCCGGCCTATCAGCGGGCGCTGTTGCGGGCGAACGCCGTCGACTTCGACGACCTCCTGCAGCACGTGGCAGTCCTGCTGCGCGAGAACCCCGATGTGCGGAAACAGCAAGACGCCAAATACAAATACATTCTGGTCGACGAGTATCAGGATACGAATCTTGCGCAGTACGCGATCATCCGCGCCCTGTCGATCGACTATCCCAACTTGAGTGTGACCGGCGATCCCGATCAGTCGATTTATGGCTGGCGCGGGGCGAATGTGCGGAATATCCTCGAGTTTGAGAAGGACTTTCCGAACGTCAAAGTGGTGCGGCTCGAGCAGAACTATCGGAGTACGCAATCGATCCTGCGCGTGGCCGATGTGCTGATCGCACACAACAAGCGGCGGAAGAAAAAGCGGCTCTGGACCGAAAACCCCGAAGGGGAGGCCGTGCGATTGGTCTGTTATCCGACGCACACGGATGAAGCCGAACAAATTGCAAGTCAGATTGCGACCGCAGTGCGCCAGGGAAAATATCGGCCGCGGGATTTCGCGATCTTCTTCCGGACGAATGCGCTCTCGCGGCAGTTCGAACATGCCCTGCGCGAGCAAGTGCTCCCCTATCAGATCGTCAACGGACTTGAGTTCTATCAGCGAATGGAAATCAAGGACGTCATGGCCTACCTGCACCTGCTGAACAACCAACGCGACAACGTCGCGCTGCGCCGCGTCATCAATACACCCACCCGCGGCATTGGCAAAAGTACAATCACCAAACTGCAGGAGTACGCGTCTCATCGCGGGCTATCGATGCTCGATGCGGCGCGGCAAGCGGGGCTGATTGAAGGCCTGCCGAAAAAATCGGCCGTCGCCGTGGCAAAGTTCGTCGCCCTGATCGACAAGTTGAGCGAATCGCTCACTGCTGAGGTTGAGCAAATCGTCGGCATG
Above is a window of Anatilimnocola aggregata DNA encoding:
- a CDS encoding four helix bundle protein, producing MDTGESKLVDRTKQFALRVIYLVQSLPSSATSRVTGNQLLRSGTSVGANYRSARRARSRAEFCAKLGIVEEELDESLYWIELLVESKIMTQKRVDDLIHEGDEILRMIVASIVTVRKRKD
- the hisB gene encoding imidazoleglycerol-phosphate dehydratase HisB, whose amino-acid sequence is MARTASLDRETRETKIHLELNLDGTGQVKLNTGVGFFDHMLELLARHGSLDLTVEAKGDLHVDAHHTVEDVGICLGQAIKTALGDKKGIRRYGHFTLPMEETLCTTAIDLSGRYFLVFQAPMPSPKIGDFDSELVEDFWQAVAANALCNLHVLIHYGRNTHHISEAIFKSAARALRMAVEADPRQPGIPSTKGSLLG
- a CDS encoding L-threonylcarbamoyladenylate synthase: MELPSPATTIADSLRPQIEQAAAFLRAGKLVAFPTETVYGLGANAENDAAVRLIFTAKGRPADHPVIVHLAHAQQIEDWAVDIPATAWQLAAAFWPGPLTLILSRSPRVLDVVTGGQNTVGLRVPSHPVAHELLKLFGGGIAAPSANRFGRLSPTLAAHVRQELGDSVELILDGGASEVGLESTIVDLTGPEPVLLRPGAITAEQIAAVLNQPLGDAAANETRTSGRLQSHYAPRAKVIVVEPLALPATIRAAEAAKERVAVVCDEAYVRPANLNRAHWFKLPADPVTRAQRLYIALRAADDAGYPTLIVVHERDAENRDAAIWDRLQKAAAPRT
- the hisC gene encoding histidinol-phosphate transaminase — protein: MSFFRPEILAMDGYTPGEQPQAGKFIKLNTNENPYPPPPGIRRAIEEVLDKGLQRYPDPMANAFRTRAAELYKLPSKDWVLCGNGSDDILTICTRAFVGQGELLRLPYPSYILYKSLAQIQGAQSQEVKFNADWSLPASFGDPAAALKLVFLPNPNSPTGTMISREAILELAERLPCPLIVDEAYADFAEFNCIDLVQQNEKIMVSRTLSKAYGLAGLRFGFLLAQPQMVEQLIKVKDSYNCDAFAIGAATAAIHDEAWQADNRRKIIATRAKLVAGLEQLGFTVIPSQANFVWCNHQKHEARPLYEQLKAQKVLIRYMNYAGWRDGLRISVGTDEQTDVLLALIGSLL
- a CDS encoding ATP-dependent helicase — protein: MDGQNNLPLTDLFASLTEAQRTAVAHIDGPMLTLAGPGSGKTRVVTHRVANLVRQGIQARNILALTFTNKAADEMRQRLAALAPGQPVWMGTFHRFCVRTLRIHAPLVGLSENFSIYDMDDSRKLLKLVLAEERLESTHASPDSIAHAISAAKNNLVTPDKYRETALYGSTLGSLVERAYPAYQRALLRANAVDFDDLLQHVAVLLRENPDVRKQQDAKYKYILVDEYQDTNLAQYAIIRALSIDYPNLSVTGDPDQSIYGWRGANVRNILEFEKDFPNVKVVRLEQNYRSTQSILRVADVLIAHNKRRKKKRLWTENPEGEAVRLVCYPTHTDEAEQIASQIATAVRQGKYRPRDFAIFFRTNALSRQFEHALREQVLPYQIVNGLEFYQRMEIKDVMAYLHLLNNQRDNVALRRVINTPTRGIGKSTITKLQEYASHRGLSMLDAARQAGLIEGLPKKSAVAVAKFVALIDKLSESLTAEVEQIVGMVLSESGYREVLQNSESEEDQERLANLEELLTAARQFDMHNPQGGKLEHFLEETSLVSDTDAWSSDTDRVSLMTMHAAKGLEFPVVYIVACEQGLLPHERSRHDEEKLEEERRLLFVGLTRARQELQLSYAQYRMFRGINAPTIPSHFLQELPRDEMRLQEPKTGPRRLIDFDSQLPADDDHLDEGPIEHAAATEQDISFEPEEFSQIEPSEARKKPQLDKRFSLMSGADLLTRQADTGPRFPPNVFKHGMNVLHPEHGLGTIIALGGEGPKRTATVQFASDNRERRFFLIHAKLEPVEME
- a CDS encoding 6-phosphofructokinase, producing MTDKNSPQGSLSAPTRRETTFKRVAILFAGGPAPAANAVISTAANSFMRAGIEVYGIMYGYSGLVEYTPEKPLEADKHYKLLTPQMLKRSRNSQGILIGTARANPGKLISAPAHLEDPQLSAPLRRVYDGLCSLGVDALISIGGDDTLKTANKFKMYQDRLPASAKRIPVVHLPKTIDNDYMGIDFTFGYFTAVETLASEIRNLLADAEASKSYFLTETMGRSAGWLSYGAAIAGEASLVISVEDIIGSYRLKETVVNQKTGESEAREIMDVDRVVARIVKTMIAREEENKQFGVIVMAEGLAELLPQKYLEGIPRDEHNHISISHVNLGRMFSKLVTEAFKKQTGRSRKVTGLQLGYESRCARPHAFDVMLGSQLGVGAYRALVEEKKNGVMVSVIGQLQLHYVPFEKLIDPESLVTVVRYIETSSDFHRLARFLETYVDE
- a CDS encoding carboxy terminal-processing peptidase yields the protein MSLVGRKHLSKHDLDDEISQRGLEQFLKKLDGMKLYFYQSDIDEFNKRRNELDDMLRSNDVSFAYTVYNTLLKRIDEKVALVNELLTEDFDFSVDETLVTDPAKLTYAKTPAEAKDRWRKRLKYDLLVLKGDTSLKGEDPKARLKRRYASFARRMHQIDSEDLLEMYLTSITTSYDPHTTFMSKNTLDNFRIQMGLNLDGIGAQLQEIDGATVLNKLIPGGAAEKSGLLKVEDKIVSVGQGETGEMVDVVDMRLNDVVDKIRGKAGTVVRLGVVPSGGGEMKIVKIVRAKIELKDSEARGVIFEEGKKQDGSPFKVGVIDLPSFYMDMEGARANPNDFKSSTRDVKKLLDDFTAKGVDVVMLDLRRNGGGSLTEAINLTGLFIDVGPVVQVKDPNGRVQQYDDQEPGMSWKGPLVVLTSKFSASASEILAGAIQDYHRGLIIGDSTTHGKGTVQSLLDLGEEMFPVGNPPNMGALKLTMQQFYRPNGESTQRRGVLADVMLPSITDHMDVSEGDLDHAMAFDKIPTSKFGSYDQVTPALINRLKEASAARRENSEDFKKLLRNIDKYVDQKTKKEIPLNEAKFLARRAELDSEKEEEKTFEQQANSSDQVVDKDFYFNECIGITLDYLRSLGKDKVAARQ